A single Paraburkholderia sp. FT54 DNA region contains:
- a CDS encoding acyl-CoA thioesterase, which produces MTDILQLPQKHCALRVVPQPSDANVHGDVFGGWIMAQVDIAGSIPASRRANGRVATIAVNSFVFKQPVFVGDLLSFYADIVKTGNTSVTVAVEVYAQRMSLTEDLVKVTEATLTYVATDSDRRPRALPVLD; this is translated from the coding sequence ATGACCGATATTCTCCAACTCCCGCAAAAGCACTGTGCGCTGCGCGTGGTGCCGCAGCCCTCGGATGCGAACGTCCACGGTGACGTGTTCGGCGGCTGGATCATGGCGCAAGTGGACATTGCCGGCTCGATTCCGGCAAGCCGCCGCGCCAACGGGCGGGTCGCGACCATCGCGGTCAACTCGTTCGTGTTCAAGCAGCCGGTGTTCGTCGGCGACCTGCTGAGCTTTTACGCGGACATCGTCAAGACGGGCAATACCTCGGTCACTGTAGCGGTCGAGGTCTACGCGCAGCGTATGAGCCTGACCGAAGATCTCGTGAAGGTCACCGAAGCCACGCTGACCTACGTCGCCACCGATAGCGACCGGCGCCCGCGCGCGCTGCCGGTGCTGGATTGA
- a CDS encoding cytotoxic necrotizing factor Rho-activating domain-containing protein — MLETLKDALRHPIGAFAASVSDVHHVLVHGRNITNQEKKEIAEDTAQIDSVLVAIRGVAPAGSAMNLATVSADALGTMSKDKPLNLDQVHDLVFSINDLPSQRSIEIPVTRKQGTVANPPPRRPVFVPPKRLPDGRLGYPLSPTTPPKLPGETAGPSGIDRGARPKAIGRPGRPRSGSEPRPRASSKERRPTSVKSKIQGAFYTDAYRVRKGDIAPLEGKGAIYLKTTSEINSPFSFYRYDKDMKMSEPAKLPNITSTEAQEVLKTGNGRDVTSFSPNSGSYFGQWGRGKTKLSDKTNVIELENGKEGVGAVAISFADIPPKGSVLVTTGSLSGCTVMFAADNQKFYAYHAGTSAPAGNWKTAREGVSSLREAHEHLKADARRKGLDQPSNNDLVDIGGDYPFSVIIYNGKFDKGRPQDDTRINRPEWERSEGMHVNNYFETDKKIASTATGIALVRKDAQGRVSVSVLYDKGALKRAASKGRVGDPLLYDYKSMQTEKYKFRPQSS, encoded by the coding sequence GTGTTGGAAACGTTAAAAGATGCGCTTAGACACCCTATTGGCGCTTTTGCCGCGAGTGTCAGTGACGTGCACCACGTCTTGGTCCACGGTAGGAATATCACCAATCAGGAGAAGAAAGAAATTGCAGAAGATACTGCTCAGATCGATTCCGTGCTGGTGGCGATTCGAGGGGTGGCGCCGGCCGGCAGCGCGATGAATTTGGCAACTGTTTCCGCCGACGCGTTGGGAACCATGTCGAAAGACAAGCCTTTGAACCTGGATCAGGTGCACGACCTGGTATTCAGTATTAACGATTTGCCATCCCAAAGAAGCATCGAAATACCCGTTACGCGGAAGCAAGGCACCGTAGCGAATCCGCCACCGAGAAGGCCGGTTTTCGTTCCTCCAAAGCGACTGCCTGATGGCCGCCTCGGCTACCCGTTGAGTCCGACAACGCCCCCTAAATTGCCGGGCGAGACGGCCGGCCCCAGCGGAATCGACCGTGGGGCGCGGCCCAAAGCGATCGGTCGCCCCGGCAGGCCACGTTCCGGCAGCGAGCCACGACCTCGTGCCAGCTCAAAAGAGCGGCGCCCAACGTCCGTCAAATCGAAAATCCAGGGAGCGTTTTATACCGATGCTTACCGTGTCAGGAAAGGCGATATTGCGCCGCTCGAGGGCAAAGGCGCCATTTATCTCAAGACCACGAGTGAGATCAACAGCCCATTCAGTTTTTATCGTTACGACAAGGACATGAAAATGTCTGAGCCGGCTAAATTGCCGAATATCACTTCTACTGAGGCACAGGAAGTTCTGAAAACGGGAAATGGGCGGGACGTCACTTCTTTTTCTCCGAACTCGGGCAGTTACTTCGGTCAATGGGGACGCGGCAAGACCAAGCTGAGTGACAAGACCAACGTGATCGAACTGGAGAACGGCAAGGAAGGGGTGGGTGCTGTTGCAATTTCCTTTGCGGATATACCGCCCAAAGGATCAGTGCTGGTAACAACAGGGAGTCTCAGCGGGTGTACGGTGATGTTCGCTGCGGATAACCAGAAGTTTTATGCTTACCATGCCGGGACGTCCGCTCCGGCGGGAAACTGGAAAACCGCTCGGGAGGGCGTGAGCAGTCTGCGCGAGGCGCACGAACATTTAAAGGCAGATGCGCGAAGAAAAGGACTGGACCAACCGAGTAATAACGATCTGGTCGACATCGGGGGTGATTATCCGTTTTCCGTGATCATCTATAACGGAAAATTTGACAAGGGCCGTCCGCAGGACGATACGCGTATTAATCGGCCGGAATGGGAACGGTCGGAAGGAATGCACGTCAACAATTATTTTGAGACCGATAAGAAAATAGCGTCGACGGCAACGGGTATTGCGCTGGTTCGAAAAGATGCACAAGGACGCGTCTCAGTCAGCGTACTTTATGATAAAGGTGCGCTCAAAAGAGCTGCATCGAAAGGGCGCGTAGGCGATCCTCTCCTGTACGACTATAAATCCATGCAGACCGAAAAATATAAGTTCAGGCCGCAAAGCAGT
- the fdhD gene encoding formate dehydrogenase accessory sulfurtransferase FdhD: MNELETAGQPGAVERQVRRHRGAAVETVIDHVGQEWPVALVFNGISHAVMMCTPRDLEAFAVGFAISEGIVARGSDIQDIEVELHDDGELPHAEVQLQVVQQAFVALKEKRRALAGRTGCGVCGIESIDLLDLKPERVPDTGFLQRLAPDAIARAARELPEHQALTRLTGGLHAAAWCDAAGAIRCAFEDVGRHNALDKLIGQLVLDRVDTKEGFVFLSSRASYELVRKAARVDVPMLATISAPSSLAIAIARKAGVRLVSFCREKSYVDYDTLQPAQP; this comes from the coding sequence TTGAACGAACTGGAAACAGCCGGACAGCCGGGCGCGGTGGAGCGCCAAGTGCGCCGGCATCGCGGCGCAGCGGTCGAAACCGTGATCGACCACGTCGGTCAGGAATGGCCGGTCGCACTCGTCTTCAACGGCATTTCGCACGCGGTGATGATGTGCACGCCGCGCGATCTGGAGGCGTTCGCGGTCGGATTCGCGATTTCGGAAGGGATCGTGGCGCGTGGCAGCGACATTCAGGACATCGAGGTCGAGCTGCATGACGACGGTGAATTGCCACATGCCGAAGTGCAGCTACAGGTGGTGCAGCAGGCGTTCGTCGCGCTGAAGGAGAAGCGCCGCGCGCTTGCCGGGCGCACCGGGTGCGGGGTCTGCGGGATCGAAAGCATCGATCTGCTGGATCTGAAGCCGGAGCGTGTGCCGGACACCGGCTTTCTGCAACGGCTCGCGCCGGATGCGATCGCGCGCGCCGCCCGCGAATTGCCCGAGCACCAGGCATTGACGCGGCTGACCGGCGGGCTGCACGCGGCCGCGTGGTGCGACGCGGCGGGCGCAATCCGTTGCGCGTTCGAAGACGTCGGCCGCCACAACGCGCTCGACAAGCTGATCGGCCAGCTGGTGCTCGATCGCGTGGATACCAAAGAAGGTTTCGTGTTTCTGTCGAGCCGCGCCAGCTACGAGCTGGTGCGCAAGGCCGCGCGCGTCGACGTGCCGATGCTCGCCACGATCTCGGCGCCGTCGTCGCTGGCGATTGCGATTGCCCGCAAGGCGGGCGTGCGGCTGGTGAGCTTCTGCCGCGAGAAAAGCTACGTCGACTACGATACGTTGCAGCCGGCGCAGCCTTGA
- a CDS encoding EAL domain-containing protein, with protein MTPFLSKRLLINLAVVAAAVGANAFVAYTQICGQRDADARMLRSTSVRQNLDAYRAALDGGLAALGRFEASGESAPASAGTDMATTLARLERDLRNELAGEPAMLDALAKLSSDSHALQHDIDGALLRSANAGPDASREWAASTYTHLGLGLDRLEDGLAALRGAESRALQASLAASASETQRAMFLLIVTMLGGSVLLIFTFGARENSAREKLRSVRALGRNDERFRGLFDEHPVPMYIFDRETLRFLAVNAAAIQQYGYTESEFLGMTVRAIRPNGEISRLESHMQRSDAGQHGRTMAGIWHHRRKDGSTISADISYHALNFMGRAAFFVLADDVTEQINAEAEAQRSNQMLEAVIDNIPQRIFWKDMESRYLGCNMAFARDAGLAYPEQVVGKSDADMPWRDFSTLLNDHDKEVVSTGVPKMNFEVDLVIDGVHRTTVTSKLPFTDGDGRVIGVLGSYTDITERKRADLALRLQSRALDASVNAILITAPSPNGNLIEYVNPAFMRITGYDPAEVIGHDCRVLQRDDREQEGVALIRQALTTNREVSAVVRNYRKDGALFWNQLFIAPVPDQDGVITHHIGVINDVTDLMRYQEQLEYQANYDSLTRLPNRNLLRDRLQHALIIAQRHHKGVAVVFIDLDGFKNVNDSLGHSVGDRLLSVVAERLARCTRTSDTVARHGGDEFVIVMTDTVDEQSLIAWMERVRASISEPVWLDGTELYVGCSMGASLFPQDGEDAETLMKKADLAMYRAKDMGRNTFQFYQPEMNASAGARLNLERRLRRALRDNEFLLHYQPQVDIVSGQIVGTEALVRWRDPEVGLVLPSSFIPVAEESGLIGPLSEWVLREACRQNKAWQDEGLPPARVSVNLSARVFQQRDIAKLVMQVLAETGLEPQYLELELTESTIMRNAEEAVSMLNELHALGIGLAIDDFGTGYSSLSYLKRFPVDRLKIDRSFVSDIGVSGDDETITSAIIALAHSLKLQVIAEGVETSAQLDFLKERACDEMQGFYFAKPLSTDAISELLQGGVGRELATV; from the coding sequence ATGACTCCTTTTTTATCGAAGCGGCTGCTGATCAACCTGGCGGTCGTTGCCGCGGCGGTCGGCGCGAACGCGTTCGTCGCCTATACGCAGATTTGCGGCCAACGTGACGCCGACGCGCGCATGCTGCGTTCGACGAGCGTGCGCCAGAACCTCGACGCCTACCGTGCGGCGCTCGACGGCGGCCTTGCCGCGCTCGGCCGCTTCGAGGCATCGGGCGAGTCGGCGCCGGCCAGTGCGGGCACCGACATGGCCACGACGCTCGCGCGCCTGGAGCGCGACCTGCGCAACGAACTGGCCGGCGAACCCGCCATGCTCGATGCGCTCGCGAAGTTGAGCTCGGACAGCCACGCGTTGCAACACGACATCGACGGCGCGCTGCTCAGGAGCGCCAATGCCGGGCCGGACGCGTCGCGCGAGTGGGCGGCCTCGACTTACACCCATCTCGGGCTCGGCCTGGATCGCCTCGAAGACGGTCTCGCGGCACTGCGCGGTGCGGAGAGCCGCGCCTTGCAGGCGTCGCTCGCGGCGTCGGCGAGCGAAACGCAGCGGGCCATGTTCCTGCTGATCGTCACCATGCTGGGCGGCAGCGTGCTGCTGATCTTCACGTTCGGCGCCCGCGAAAACAGCGCGCGCGAGAAGTTGCGCAGCGTGCGCGCGCTCGGCCGCAACGACGAACGCTTTCGCGGCCTGTTTGACGAGCATCCGGTGCCGATGTACATCTTCGATCGCGAGACGCTGCGTTTTCTCGCCGTCAACGCGGCCGCGATCCAGCAATACGGCTACACCGAAAGCGAATTTCTCGGCATGACGGTTCGCGCGATCCGGCCGAACGGCGAAATCTCGCGTCTCGAATCGCATATGCAGCGCAGCGACGCGGGCCAGCACGGCCGTACCATGGCGGGCATCTGGCATCACCGGCGCAAGGACGGCTCGACGATCAGCGCCGACATTTCGTATCACGCGCTGAACTTCATGGGCCGCGCGGCGTTCTTCGTGCTCGCCGACGATGTCACCGAGCAGATCAACGCCGAAGCCGAGGCACAGCGGTCCAACCAGATGCTCGAAGCGGTGATCGACAATATTCCGCAGCGCATTTTCTGGAAGGACATGGAGTCGCGCTATCTCGGCTGCAACATGGCGTTCGCGCGCGATGCCGGGCTCGCGTATCCGGAGCAGGTGGTGGGCAAGAGCGACGCCGACATGCCGTGGCGCGACTTCTCCACGTTGCTGAACGATCACGACAAGGAAGTGGTGAGCACCGGCGTGCCGAAGATGAACTTCGAAGTCGACCTCGTGATCGACGGCGTGCATCGCACCACGGTCACGAGCAAGCTGCCGTTCACCGACGGCGACGGCCGCGTGATCGGCGTGCTCGGTTCCTACACGGACATCACCGAGCGCAAGCGCGCCGACCTTGCCTTGCGCCTGCAAAGCCGCGCGCTCGACGCCAGCGTCAACGCGATTCTGATCACCGCACCGTCGCCAAACGGCAATCTGATCGAATATGTGAACCCGGCGTTCATGCGCATTACCGGCTACGATCCCGCCGAGGTGATCGGCCACGATTGCCGCGTACTGCAGCGTGACGACCGCGAACAGGAAGGCGTCGCGCTGATCCGCCAGGCGCTCACGACGAATCGCGAAGTCAGCGCCGTGGTGCGCAACTATCGCAAGGACGGCGCGCTGTTCTGGAATCAGCTTTTCATTGCGCCGGTGCCGGATCAGGACGGCGTGATCACGCACCACATCGGCGTGATCAACGACGTGACCGATCTGATGCGCTATCAGGAACAGCTCGAGTATCAGGCCAATTACGATAGCCTCACGCGCCTGCCGAACCGCAATCTGCTGCGCGACCGTCTGCAGCATGCGCTGATCATCGCGCAACGGCATCACAAGGGCGTCGCGGTCGTGTTCATCGATCTCGACGGCTTCAAGAACGTCAACGACAGCCTCGGCCACAGCGTCGGCGACCGGCTGCTCAGCGTAGTCGCCGAGCGCCTCGCGCGCTGCACGCGCACGAGCGATACGGTGGCGCGGCACGGCGGCGACGAGTTCGTGATCGTGATGACCGACACCGTCGACGAACAGTCGCTGATCGCGTGGATGGAGCGCGTGCGCGCGTCGATTTCCGAGCCCGTCTGGCTCGACGGCACCGAGCTGTACGTGGGCTGCAGCATGGGCGCGAGCCTGTTTCCGCAAGACGGCGAGGATGCCGAGACGCTGATGAAGAAGGCCGACCTCGCCATGTACCGCGCGAAAGACATGGGCCGCAACACGTTCCAGTTCTATCAGCCGGAGATGAACGCGAGCGCGGGCGCGCGCCTGAATCTCGAACGGCGTCTGCGCCGCGCGTTGCGCGACAACGAATTCCTGCTGCACTACCAGCCGCAGGTGGATATCGTGAGCGGCCAGATCGTCGGCACCGAGGCGCTGGTGCGCTGGCGCGACCCGGAAGTCGGACTGGTGCTGCCGTCGTCGTTCATTCCGGTCGCGGAGGAAAGCGGGCTGATCGGGCCGCTCTCGGAGTGGGTGCTGCGCGAGGCGTGCCGCCAGAACAAGGCCTGGCAGGACGAAGGTTTGCCGCCGGCGCGGGTCTCGGTGAATCTGTCGGCGCGGGTGTTCCAGCAGCGTGACATCGCCAAGCTGGTCATGCAGGTGCTGGCCGAGACCGGTCTCGAGCCGCAATACCTCGAACTCGAACTGACCGAAAGCACGATCATGCGCAACGCGGAAGAAGCGGTGTCGATGCTCAACGAACTGCACGCGCTCGGCATCGGCCTCGCCATCGACGACTTCGGCACCGGCTATTCGAGTCTCAGCTATCTGAAGCGCTTCCCGGTGGACCGCCTGAAGATCGATCGCTCGTTCGTCTCCGATATCGGCGTGTCGGGCGATGACGAGACGATCACCTCGGCGATCATCGCGCTCGCGCATTCGTTGAAGTTGCAGGTGATCGCCGAGGGCGTGGAGACGTCCGCGCAGCTCGACTTCCTGAAAGAGCGCGCGTGCGACGAGATGCAGGGGTTCTACTTCGCGAAGCCGTTGTCGACGGACGCGATTTCGGAACTGCTGCAGGGAGGTGTGGGGCGCGAGCTGGCGACGGTTTGA
- a CDS encoding nitrate reductase associated protein, translated as MGLNEAPLLFNFEVESSENFTYIPMSVRFNLDRFGLRITLDQWQMLPLEDRKLLARFPVEDDAEIEPNFDHALFEMLRTHANIEPEWFTPEEAPAWRRTDSVPDGIAHQAQLAGLAAPGVAQWAELAPFKRYVLAKLSRKPEANHDFVPAMKEFGTAG; from the coding sequence ATGGGACTCAACGAAGCGCCGCTTCTGTTCAACTTCGAGGTCGAGTCTTCGGAGAATTTCACCTACATCCCGATGTCGGTGCGCTTCAATCTCGACCGCTTCGGGCTGCGTATCACGCTCGATCAGTGGCAAATGCTGCCGCTCGAAGACCGCAAGCTGCTGGCGCGTTTCCCGGTCGAGGACGACGCGGAGATCGAACCGAATTTCGATCATGCGCTGTTCGAAATGCTGCGCACCCACGCAAACATCGAGCCGGAATGGTTCACGCCCGAGGAAGCGCCGGCCTGGCGCCGCACGGACAGCGTGCCGGATGGCATCGCGCATCAGGCGCAACTGGCCGGCCTCGCCGCGCCGGGCGTCGCGCAGTGGGCCGAGCTGGCGCCGTTCAAGCGCTACGTGCTCGCCAAGCTGTCGCGCAAGCCGGAGGCCAATCACGACTTCGTCCCGGCCATGAAGGAGTTCGGTACGGCCGGCTAG
- a CDS encoding enoyl-CoA hydratase gives MTMDILVERADGVLTIAFNRPDKKNAITAAMYQTMADALVEAQGDAAVRAILIRGSAGIFSAGNDLEDFMKTPPMGEHAPVFQFLRAISSAEKPVVASVAGPAVGIGTTLLLHCDLVYAADTASFSLPFTQLGLCPEAASSLLLQRVGGYQAAAEKLLLGEAFDAAEAQRMGFVNRLLPAAEVDAFAASQVAKLAALPASSLRVTKSLMKRASHLELQTQMSEEAVHFGKMLLAPEAREAFKAFFEKRKPDFRQFD, from the coding sequence ATGACGATGGATATTCTGGTCGAGCGCGCCGACGGCGTGCTGACGATTGCCTTCAACCGGCCCGACAAGAAAAACGCGATCACGGCCGCGATGTACCAGACGATGGCCGACGCGCTGGTCGAAGCGCAAGGCGACGCAGCCGTGCGCGCCATTCTGATTCGCGGCAGCGCGGGCATTTTCAGCGCCGGCAACGATCTCGAAGATTTCATGAAAACGCCGCCGATGGGCGAACACGCGCCGGTGTTCCAGTTCCTGCGCGCGATCAGTTCGGCGGAAAAGCCGGTGGTGGCGTCGGTGGCGGGCCCGGCGGTCGGCATCGGCACGACGCTGCTGCTGCATTGCGACCTGGTCTACGCGGCCGACACCGCGAGCTTCTCGCTGCCGTTCACGCAACTCGGCTTGTGTCCGGAAGCGGCGTCCAGCCTGCTGTTGCAGCGAGTGGGCGGCTACCAGGCGGCGGCGGAGAAACTGCTGCTCGGCGAAGCGTTCGATGCCGCCGAGGCGCAGCGCATGGGCTTCGTGAATCGCCTGCTGCCCGCTGCGGAAGTCGATGCATTCGCCGCTTCGCAAGTCGCGAAGCTGGCCGCGTTGCCCGCCTCGTCGCTGCGCGTGACGAAGAGTTTGATGAAGCGCGCGAGCCACCTGGAGCTGCAAACGCAGATGTCCGAAGAAGCCGTGCACTTCGGCAAGATGCTGCTCGCGCCGGAAGCACGCGAGGCGTTCAAGGCGTTCTTCGAAAAGCGCAAGCCGGACTTCCGGCAATTCGATTAA